The genomic stretch ATTTGGAGTCAATCCACACTTCCTAACGAAGTTGCTAAGAAAGATGTGCAACAAAAAATATATTACAACGAAAACAAGACAAGTTTATTAGGAGATTATTTGTCGCAAGAATTAAAAGCGAAAGAACGTATCATTTATCAAAATGATGATTTTGTAGTATTGATACCATTTTGGGCAGTTTGGCCATTTGAAGCGATGATTGTTCCGAAACAACAGTTTGAAAATATTTCACAACTCTCAGAATCAGAAAGCGCAAATTTTGCTGACGCAATTTCGAAAATTACCAAAGTATATGACAAACTATTTCAATGTTCGTTTCCATATTCTAGCGGAATTCATCAGTCGCCAACAAATGGAAAATCTAACAAACATTGGCATTGGCACATGAGTTTTTACCCGCCATTATTGAGAAGCGCAACGGTTAAGAAATTTATGGTTGGTTATGAAATGTTTGGCTCGCCACAGCGCGATATTACAGCAGAGCAAGCGGCATTTCGCCTTAGAGAATTGTTGTAAAGTAAATTCTTAAAATTATATGCTTAGCGCGAAAAGTTATAGTAATTGTTGACTTCTGTGAAAGACTATTTTTCAGAAGTCAACATTTTTTTTGTTACCACAGTTCGGAATCCC from Kordia antarctica encodes the following:
- a CDS encoding UDP-glucose--hexose-1-phosphate uridylyltransferase, whose amino-acid sequence is MSTNLQDYSHKRFNILTGEWVLVSPHRAKRPWQGQNEAISNEQRPAHDPSCYLCAGNTRINGEQNPVYEDVFVFTNDFAALQSDSPEFSVNDGLFIAKSEQGICKVICFSPDHSKSLADMSVSSIQKVVETWQQEYTSLGKESMIQYVQIFENKGAVMGCSNPHPHGQIWSQSTLPNEVAKKDVQQKIYYNENKTSLLGDYLSQELKAKERIIYQNDDFVVLIPFWAVWPFEAMIVPKQQFENISQLSESESANFADAISKITKVYDKLFQCSFPYSSGIHQSPTNGKSNKHWHWHMSFYPPLLRSATVKKFMVGYEMFGSPQRDITAEQAAFRLRELL